One genomic region from Drosophila busckii strain San Diego stock center, stock number 13000-0081.31 chromosome 3R, ASM1175060v1, whole genome shotgun sequence encodes:
- the LOC108601309 gene encoding low choriolytic enzyme — MCWLLLSLVAVAAAQGFDYFENYYNEIDIEDEQAEAKTRNALQSPLQRWPNPKLYYRISSEYSDEEAQNVRSALKTFDEQTCINFEELTEPIPSGQRYVYYKKSPQMCGTRVGYNPIPLFGSGSHDVLLTEHCLSKPGIIQHETLHVLGLYHEQSRADRDMFVVIDYDNIPRKYWSQFMAMSDKSTTTFNVPYDFESVMHYPKNAFAKDRNKPTIRALVNGEPVEREMGQVLGPSEGDLTKIRLMYCN; from the coding sequence ATGTGCTGGCTATTGCTGAGTTTagtggcagttgctgctgcccaaggCTTTGACTACTTTGAAAACTACTACAATGAAATTGACATCGAGGATGAGCAGGCGGAGGCCAAAACGCGCAATGCGCTGCAGTCGCCGCTGCAGCGTTGGCCCAATCCAAAGCTATATTATCGCATATCCAGCGAGTATAGCGACGAGGAGGCGCAGAATGTGCGCAGCGCGCTGAAAACCTTTGATGAGCAAACCTGCATTAATTTCGAGGAACTTACAGAGCCTATACCATCAGGTCAGCGCTATGTCTACTACAAGAAGTCGCCTCAAATGTGCGGCACACGCGTTGGCTACAATCCCATACCACTGTTCGGCTCCGGTTCGCACGATGTGCTGCTCACCGAGCACTGCTTAAGCAAGCCTGGCATCATTCAGCATGAGACGCTGCATGTCTTGGGTTTGTATCATGAGCAAAGCCGTGCCGATCGTGACATGTTTGTTGTCATCGACTATGATAATATTCCACGCAAGTATTGGTCGCAGTTTATGGCCATGTCGGATAAGTCTACGACTACTTTCAATGTGCCCTACGACTTTGAAAGTGTCATGCATTATCCCAAGAATGCGTTTGCTAAGGATCGCAACAAGCCAACGATACGCGCGCTGGTCAATGGCGAACCTGTGGAGCGGGAAATGGGTCAGGTGCTGGGCCCATCCGAAGGGGATTTGACCAAAATACGTTTGATGTACTGCAATTGA
- the LOC108604204 gene encoding protein fem-1 homolog CG6966, with translation MDHKFLVFNAARDNNLPQLKAALYNKSFPEITALISFKVNGATPLVISCRNGHYDIVEYLLTKCRANVEQVGSVSFDGEPIEDAPPLWCAAAAGHLGIVKMLVRRLANVNSTTRTNSTPLRAACFDGHYEIVKYLVHHGADIEVANRHGHTCLMIACYKGHFRIAQYLLSLNADVNRCSIKGNTALHDCAESGSLLILQLLLKHGANMDVDYYGMTPLLAASVTGHMPIVEHLIKLPCVSREARIDALELLGATYVDKKRDMAVALTLWRRALDERALEPTLHKKVQEPVPAYELVSEVTTVEELEELVLDPDEMRMQALVIRQRILGPTHPDTSYYIRFRGAHYADAGRFDRCIELWSYALTMQQKILKPLSPMTQSSLLSFAELFSFMLVEAGRLLPRGRIVPPIDADGMLDIFHKAVLEVERGQAFTLEQQQQHQQQYQQQQQQQLSPAASSNQLPQSPSSSATSSTSASSSSTTLLSAHQHDCNHDPNALSRTLVSALHIGCLLSSLLESDGFCAEMRRQVMHALYRLNRLKVHVRSGRTALHYACYREGTLVGRYPSCQFPSASLTKALLEVGADANAVDDAGNTPLHLAATLQPSAEPLARTLLEGGAHLDTKNDAGETFETLLSPTPLHKIIDPMKYTSLACLAARTIKQHGIDYEQTVPAALYDFIELH, from the exons atggATCACAAATTTCTTGTGTTCAATGCTGCGCGCGATAATAATCTACCACAATTAAAG GCCGCGTTGTATAACAAAAGCTTTCCAGAAATTACAGCACTCATATCGTTTAAAGTGAACGGAGCCACACCGCTGGTCATCTCCTGTCGCAATGGACACTACGACATTGTAGAATATTTATTGACAAAGTGTCGTGCCAATGTGGAGCAGGTGGGCTCCGTGAGCTTTGACGGCGAGCCCATTGAGGATGCGCCGCCTCTCTGGTGCGCCGCGGCTGCGGGTCATTTGGGTATTGTCAAGATGCTGGTGCGTCGTTTGGCCAATGTGAATAGCACAACGCGCACAAATTCGACGCCATTGCGTGCCGCTTGCTTCGATGGACACTACGagattgttaaatatttggtGCATCATGGTGCAG ACATTGAGGTAGCCAATCGACATGGACACACCTGCCTGATGATTGCCTGCTATAAAGGACATTTTCGCATAGCGCAGTATTTGTTATCATTGAATGCGGATGTGAATCGCTGCAGCATCAAGGGCAACACAGCGTTGCACGATTGCGCCGAGTCGGGCTCGCTGCTcatattgcagctgctgctgaaacaTGGCGCCAATATGGATGTGGATTACTATGGCATGACGCCGCTGCTGGCGGCAAGTGTAACCGGACATATGCCCATTGTGGAGCATCTCATAAAGTTGCCGTGTGTGAGTCGCGAGGCGCGCATCGATGCACTGGAGCTGCTGGGTGCCACCTATGTGGACAAGAAGCGTGATATGGCTGTGGCTTTAACGCTGTGGCGACGTGCGCTGGATGAGCGTGCACTGGAGCCGACGTTGCATAAGAAAGTGCAAGAGCCAGTGCCGGCCTATGAGCTGGTAAGCGAGGTGACTACAGTCGaggagctggaggagctgGTACTCGATCCAGATGAGATGCGCATGCAGGCTTTGGTTATAAGACAACGCATACTAGGACCAACGCATCCAGACACCAGCTACTATATACGCTTCAG AGGCGCACACTATGCAGACGCTGGCCGTTTCGATCGCTGCATCGAATTGTGGTCCTATGCCTTGACAATGCAACAGAAAATCTTGAAGCCGCTCAGCCCCATGACGCAGTCCTCGCTGCTATCGTTTGCCGAACTGTTTAGCTTTATGCTGGTGGAGGCGGGTCGCCTGCTGCCACGTGGACGCATTGTGCCCCCCATTGATGCCGACGGCATGCTGGACATTTTCCACAAAGCTGTGCTGGAGGTGGAGCGTGGACAGGCGTTtacgctggagcagcagcagcaacatcaacagcaataccaacagcagcagcagcagcaactttcgcctgcagccagcagcaatcagcTGCCGCAATCGCCCTCAAGCTCAGCAACATCCTCCACATCTGCATCCAGCTCCTCCACCACACTGTTATCCGCGCATCAGCATGACTGCAATCATGATCCCAATGCGCTTAGTCGCACTTTGGTTAGTGCCTTACATATTGGTTGTCTGCTAAGCTCGCTGCTCGAGTCGGATGGGTTTTGTGCCGAGATGCGGCGTCAGGTGATGCACGCGCTGTATCGTCTCAATCGTCTCAAGGTGCATGTGCGCTCCGGACGCACAGCGCTGCACTATGCCTGCTATCGCGAGGGCACGCTGGTCGGTCGCTATCCCTCCTGTCAGTTTCCATCGGCATCGCTGACGAAGGCGCTGCTCGAAGTAGGCGCCGATGCGAATGCAGTGGACGATGCGGGCAACACACCGCTGCATCTAGCAGCAACGCTACAGCCATCAGCTGAGCCTTTGGCACGCACGCTGCTCGAAGGCGGCGCGCATTTG GATACAAAGAACGATGCTGGCGAAACATTTGAGACGCTGCTGTCGCCCACACCGCTGCACAAGATCATTGATCCCATGAAGTATACATCGCTGGCTTGTTTGGCGGCGCGCACGATTAAGCAGCATGGCATTGACTATGAGCAGACTGTGCCAGCGGCGCTCTATGACTTTATTGAGCTGCACTAA
- the LOC108604657 gene encoding 40S ribosomal protein S27, producing MPLAKDLLHPLPAEEKRKHKLKRLVQHPNSYFMDVKCPGCYRITTVFSHAQGVVVCAGCATILCQPTGGRAKLTEGCSFRRKPQ from the exons ATGCCG CTAGCAAAAGATTTACTGCACCCTCTGCCCGCTGAGGAGAAACGCAAGCACAAGCTAAAGCGCTTGGTTCAGCACCCCAATTCCTACTTCATGGATGTCAAGTGCCCCGGATGCTACAGGATCACAACTGTGTTCAGTCACGCCCAGGGCGTCGTTGTATGCGCTGGATGCGCTACCATCCTCTGCCAGCCAACTGGAGGACGCGCCAAGCTGACAGAAG GCTGCTCGTTCCGTAGGAAGCCACAGTAA
- the LOC108604658 gene encoding J domain-containing protein CG6693 has translation MSTLELCEKYFETRDVYKILGLAKDAEEKEIKKAYHKLSLLVHPDRVPEAQKEESTEKFKVLSKIYQVLTDNQKRALYDEQGVLDDDDEMSSDKLNTWLELWSKIFKPISEEDISNYEKEYVGSELERTDLKKAYLGGKGCINHIMSHVPFMGVEDEPRFKEMISKMIAAGEVPEYKIFTEEPAAKRNKRHKKYAREERESKVIKERIERRREKDDEAAESSANLEELILSRRCNRESNYNSLMDRLLKKYGGDSDDNSPTVDFSSFDKKKKLKKKKQEKKEKINSVKSGRINKSRS, from the coding sequence ATGTCAACATTAGAGTTgtgtgaaaaatattttgagaCTCGTGATGTGTACAAAATATTGGGACTAGCAAAAGATGCCGAagaaaaggaaataaaaaaggcGTACCATAAGCTCTCGCTACTGGTGCACCCCGATCGAGTGCCGGAGGCGCAAAAGGAGGAGTCAACAGAAAAGTTCAAGGTGCTGTCCAAGATTTACCAAGTGCTAACCGATAACCAGAAGCGAGCACTTTATGATGAGCAGGGTGTActtgacgacgacgatgagATGTCCAGTGACAAGCTGAACACTTGGCTGGAGTTGTGGAGCAAGATTTTTAAGCCAATCTCTGAGGAGGACATTAGTAACTATGAGAAGGAATATGTGGGCTCAGAGTTGGAACGTACGGACCTAAAGAAAGCTTATTTGGGAGGCAAAGGCTGCATCAACCATATCATGAGCCATGTACCATTCATGGGGGTAGAGGACGAACCCCGTTTCAAAGAAATGATAAGCAAAATGATTGCCGCTGGTGAAGTGCCAGAATACAAGATTTTTACAGAAGAGCCAGCAGCTAAACGTAACAAGCGCCACAAGAAATATGCCCGTGAGGAGAGGGAATCAAAAGTGATAAAGGAGCGTATAGAGCGTCGTCGTGAGAAAGATGATGAGGCGGCGGAGTCGAGCGCAAATTTGGAAGAGCTTATATTGTCGAGAAGATGCAATCGCGAGTCCAACTACAATTCACTTATGGATCGTTTGCTTAAGAAATATGGAGGCGATAGCGACGATAATTCGCCTACGGTTGACTTCAGTTCCTtcgataaaaaaaagaagcttaAGAAAAAGAAGCAAGAAAAGAAGGAAAAAATTAATAGCGTTAAGAGTGGTAGGATTAACAAATCAAGGTCCTAA
- the LOC108603820 gene encoding transcription factor Ouib: protein MNSKTEAPNICRICLEEPAKQKLFAEEHDEETFGVQHLNKTIEQCCGIIIRQSSCLPSTVCERCHEFVNMWCSFRKMCLNSQVYLECTYGQEERPKELVNASETEYMEYLYDWLQVERNSDAENQYETTEEYVQFDSYDQEQECPTKAEYDYSVEEELAIEDDERSIDVIEMYELDEEEKEDTNSNQTTDHTLENVIHSEEDYVDNEVYFSSTLSPEAAPSTAVKRGPGRPRKPGRKIRSKNDLLPKKFVCNLCGNVYPKKAAYTTHMMSHTDYKPHQCELCSKSFRQMGELRAHMRRHTGVRPYKCVYCERHFYDRSEKARHERVHTNTRPYECDECGKSFTHTATLKNHRLVHTGQKNFNCEICSKSFTLLHQLKAHQQTLTHKNKEEQILADASFNVD from the exons ATGAATTCTAAAACCGAAGCACCAAACATTTGTCGTATATGTTTAGAGGAGCCAGCtaagcaaaagctttttgctgAGGAGCATGATGAAGAGACTTTTGGTGTACAACACTTGAATAAAACTATTGAGCAATGTTGCGGAATAATA ATCAGACAATCGTCATGTTTACCTTCCACAGTCTGCGAACGTTGTCACGAGTTTGTAAATATGTGGTGCAGCTTTCGCAAAATGTGTCTCAATTCTCAAGTGTATTTGGAATGCACTTATGGACAGGAGGAAAGGCCGAAGGAGTTGGTCAATGCCAGTGAGACCGAGTACATGGAGTACCTCTACGATTGGCTGCAAGTGGAAAGAAACTCAGATGCAGAAAATCAATATGAAACGACTGAAGAATACGTACAATTTGATTCCTACGACCAGGAGCAAGAGTGTCCCACTAAAGCTGAATATGATTATAGTGTTGAAGAGGAATTGGCAATTGAAGACGATGAAAGATCAATTGATGTAATAGAAATGTATGAACTAGACGAAGAAGAAAAGGAAGATACGAATTCTAATCAAACCACAGATCATACATTGGAAAATGTAATACATTCTGAGGAGGATTATGTAGACAATGAAGTATATTTTTCGTCAACCCTATCACCAGAAGCAGCACCTTCCACTGCAGTTAAGCGTGGGCCTGGACGGCCGAGGAAGCCAGGCAGAAAAATCAGATCTAAGAACGATTTGCTTCCCAagaaatttgtatgcaatctTTGTGGAAACGTATATCCGAAAAAGGCCGCTTATACAACGCACATGATGAGTCACACGGACTACAAGCCACATCAATGCGA aCTCTGTTCTAAGTCATTCCGTCAAATGGGCGAGTTGCGTGCTCATATGCGTCGTCACACGGGCGTGCGTCCCTACAAATGTGTGTACTGCGAGCGACATTTCTATGATCGCAGCGAAAAGGCGCGCCACGAACGCgtccacacaaacacacgtcCCTACGAGTGTGATGAATGCGGTAAATCCTTTACGCACACTGCCACGCTAAAAAATCATAGACTGGTGCATACGGGACAAAAGAATTTCAA ctgtgAGATTTGCTCAAAGTCATTTACGCTTCTGCATCAGCTGAAGGCACATCAGCAAACGcttacacataaaaataaagaggAACAAATTCTGGCTGACGCGTCGTTTAATGTGGATTAA
- the LOC108601310 gene encoding zinc finger protein 91: MGLCSKRTLKRGSVPCINKNDCSEAERERSEKCKYRQLVDELLEESAAREAAEATGAFVTAPDFVRNTGIASAPDFVCTTGNAFIPASSSENDPLGEAEQDASALNTSIVNKEQPKCRTCNKTLAGSETFKDLGSEENAVMLHHIEVITGIWIKCNGNSSLMCTSCVTDLRTAIEFRETCIQTELRLAHDEQIKREANAAPVAMKSNDSNDAESTGRKTFIIEPVVYKRIDEQPIDAQSVALGTQIYEDLLNKYKGEDTIGMRPKRPNTSKLKVKQRKSQVKAPKTEKPKTKDEIRLHRNRVRREQIRAAPLNYVCDQCGASFRVRCNLTIHMLRHTRTKNYHCSECPKVFYDAYMRNMHIRVQHKGERPFTCNYCEKRFTSSNSRYLHERRFHGAMPRIQRHTRGTEAANGLDKSLTEVKHEQMESVRHYCTYCTKSYATKYALNWHNNIHLGVKPFKCKYCEMGFYDPQSKLKHEVMRHNSKRPYECDICLKTFFVRTKFRDHERIHTGERPFSCEVCNANFRYRYNLYTHRYSKLHKANVQRLLSVEEPKMEICIKWTLCRTCTCETSDTAQLQSLFSDKSLAKQLLDYSGVAVDPNDGLPDQICKDCIHSLNAAHLFLVGCKRADEQLRNVVERTKSATKDFDSKSKRSRKAESTTSDDEDTTLPTKINIESKEMNVDEPEQLDMSKEEKKSIQSAADSAAQNNEEYLLVVSNKEEDSDCNEYIMVDVGDNDNVIEESDADDDFNKKNPSVKETIERTVDLGPACESANFSYHSCTICYNSFPNKTQLKNHVRKHCIVKNYECELCSKRFNAACNLTTHMRTHTGEKPFVCNYCGRRFADRSTHRKHERMHTNERPYACDICGKTFSLSTTLKAHALTHTKEKPHKCLTCKKGFRLPHQLKAHEKTHTHRYEVSITYDDYNQDEDDSASS; the protein is encoded by the exons atgg GTTTGTGCTCGAAGCGAACTTTAAAGCGTGGATCAGTGCCATGCATTAACAAAAACGATTGCAGTGAGGCTGAACGCGAACGTAGTGAAAAATGCAAGTATCGCCAACTGGTAGATGAACTGCTTGAAGAATCAGCTGCACGGGAAGCTGCTGAGGCTACTGGAGCATTTGTCACTGCGCCGGACTTTGTGCGCAATACAGGCATCGCCTCAGCTCCAGACTTTGTTTGTACCACTGGCAATGCTTTTATACCGGCTTCCTCAAGCGAAAACGATCCCTTGGGCGAAGCAGAACAAGACGCAAGTGCGCTCAATACGAGTATAGTTAACAAGGAGCAGCCTAAATGTCGCACTTGCAATAAAACTCTTGCTGGAAGCGAAACGTTCAAGGATCTTGGCAGTGAGGAAAATGCAGTAATGTTGCATCACATAGAAGTTATAACTGGCATTTGG ATAAAATGTAATGGCAACTCGTCGCTTATGTGTACGAGTTGTGTAACGGATCTGCGTACTGCCATTGAATTTCGAGAAACCTGCATACAAACGGAGCTTCGACTGGCACACGATGAGCAGATCAAACGCGAAGCTAATGCAGCGCCTGTAGCTATGAAAAGCAATGATAGCAATGATGCGGAGTCAACAGGAAGgaaaacttttataattgaGCCAGTGGTGTATAAAAGAATTGATGAACAACCCATTGATGCACAGAGTGTTGCGCTGGGTACACAGATTTATGAGGAtctcttaaataaatataagggAGAGGATACAATAGGCATGCGACCAAAGAGACCAAATACCAGTAAATTGAAAGTAAAGCAACGAAAGTCACAGGTAAAAGCGCCCAAAACAGAAAAGCCAAAGACCAAGGACGAGATACGCTTACACCGCAATCGCGTGCGTCGTGAACAGATCAGAGCAGCGCCACTAAATTATGTATGTGATCAATGTGGTGCATCGTTTCGTGTTCGATGTAATCTAACAATACACATGCTTcgccacacacgcacaaagaaTTATCACTGTAGTGAGTGCCCCAAAGTTTTTTACGACGCCTACATGAGAAACATGCACATACGCGTGCAACACAAAGGCGAGCGGCCGTTTACATGTAATTATTGCGAAAAAAGATTCACTTCTTCCAATTCACGTTATTTACATGAAAGAAGATTTCATGGAGCCATGCCTCGTATTCAGCGCCATACGAGAGGCACTGAAGCTGCTAATGGGCTTGATAAATCTCTAACGGAAGTGAAGCATGAGCAAATGGAAAGTGTGCGCCACTATTGTACATATTGCACTAAAAGTTATGCCACCAAGTATGCGCTCAATTGGCATAACAATATACATTTGGGCGTGAAGCCTTTTAAGTGTAAATACTGTGAAATGGGCTTCTACGATCCACAGTCCAAATTGAAGCATGAGGTTATGCGTCATAATAGCAAGCGACCCTATGAATGCGATATTTGTCTTAAAACTTTCTTTGTGCGCACCAAATTCAGAGATCATGAGCGCATACACACTGGGGAGCGTCCATTTAGTTGTGAGGTGTGCAATGCGAATTTTCGTTACAGATACAATCTGTACACACATCGTTATAGTAAATTGCATAAAGCAAATGTGCAGCGCTTACTTAGTGTTGAGGAGCCAA aaatggaaatttgtataaagtgGACATTGTGTCGCACCTGCACTTGTGAGACTAGCGATACCGCCCAATTGCAGTCACTCTTTAGCGACAAATCTCTGGCCAAACAGTTGCTGGATTATTCTGGAGTTGCA GTGGATCCAAATGATGGCTTGCCAGATCAGATATGTAAGGATTGTATACACAGTCTTAATGCAGCACATTTGTTTCTTGTTGGCTGCAAACGAGCGGATGAACAGCTACGTAATGTTGTAGAGCGCACCAAAAGTGCCACCAAGGACTTtgatagcaaaagcaaaaggagcAGAAAAGCAGAGTCTACAACATCTGATGATGAAGACACTACGCTGCCAACGAAAATTAATATAGAGAGCAAGGAGATGAACGTTGACGAGCCGGAACAATTAGATATGTCAAAGGAAGAGAAAAAAAGCATACAAAGTGCAGCAGATTCCGCTGCACAGAACAATGAAGAATACTTGCTAGTTGTAAGCAACAAAGAAGAAGATAGCGATTGCAACGAATATATTATGGTTGACGTTGGTGATAATGATAATGTAATCGAAGAGTCTGATGCAGATGATGATTTTAATAAGAAAAACCCATCAGTTAAGGAAACGATTGAACGTACAGTTGACTTGGGCCCTGCTTGCGAGTCAGCCAACTTTTCCTATCACAGTTGCACCATTTGTTACAACTCATTTCCCAACAAAACGCAGCTCAAGAATCACGTACGCAAGCATTGCATTGTAAAGAACTATGAATGCGA ACTATGCTCAAAGCGCTTTAATGCCGCCTGTAATCTAACAACCCATATGCGCACCCACACAGGGGAAAAACCCTTTGTATGCAACTATTGTGGTCGTCGTTTCGCGGATCGAAGTACCCATCGCAAGCATGAGCG taTGCATACAAATGAACGTCCCTATGCCTGTGATATTTGTGGCAAGACCTTTTCGCTCTCAACGACGCTCAAGGCACATGCTCTAACACACACTAAAGAAAAACCTCACAAATGTTTAACCTGTAAAAAAGGATTTCGCCTGCCGCATCAGCTTAAAGCTCACGAGAAGACTCATACACATCGCTACGAGGTGAGCATAACGTATGATGATTATAATCAGGACGAAGACGACTCTGCCAGTAGTTAA
- the LOC108603821 gene encoding transcription factor Ouib isoform X1 gives MPEYMICRICLTEDLNVDSMTPLYDEHDVQCPLVRKIEEIGSIKLPPLEDMPSLLCCSCVGHLNSAYKFREMCQESERTFANSVVKVQAELKLEPNDDSSQMESDTVEYIYEAASNEFIDPDEEIEFDAMLEERLEETIEETAEETAYDDFEEAEEMDEEELLIGAASDSDYDPIDRMRKPKVRKARLTKRGRGRPRNPTNPILKQGEMKMISPTSSTGKTEESSTNIMCEICGNIYSKRAALNIHMRRHLSEKPFACEICSKTFAGPSELNRHIRVHTGEKPFTCKYCSRSFADRSSNIRHERTHTNERPFTCATCGKSFSYSNVLKNHMLTHTGEKPFLCLPCNKTFSRKHQLEQHIGTMTHQQTVRALEINESGQQTEIY, from the exons atGCCGGAGTACATGATATGCAGGATATGTTTAACGGAGGACCTGAACGTGGATAGCATGACGCCACTGTACGATGAGCATGACGTTCAATGTCCATTGGTCAGGAAAATTGAGGAAATCGGCAGCATCAAG TTGCCACCACTGGAGGATATGCCAAGCCtgctctgctgcagctgtgttgGCCATCTAAACAGCGCTTATAAGTTTCGTGAAATGTGCCAGGAGAGCGAGCGTACCTTTGCCAACAGCGTTGTCAAGGTACAG GCTGAATTAAAACTGGAACCCAATGATGATTCTTCGCAAATGGAAAGTGATACTGTTGAGTATATTTACGAAGCGGCCAGCAATGAGTTTATCGATCCGGATGAGGAGATTGAATTCGATGCCATGCTAGAAGAGCGGCTAGAAGAAACTATTGAAGAGACAGCAGAAGAAACAGCATATGACGATTTTGAAGAGGCGGAGGAAATGGATGAAGAGGAATTACTGATTGGCGCTGCCAGCGATAGTGATTACGATCCCATTGATCGAATGCGTAAGCCGAAAGTTCGCAAAGCCAGGCTAACTAAACGCGGACGGGGACGGCCTCGTAATCCCACGAATCCCATCTTAAAACAGggtgaaatgaaaatgatcaGCCCGACGTCATCAACTGGTAAAACTGAAGAATCATCAACAAACATTATGTGTGAAATATGTggcaatatttattcaaagcGTGCTGCGCTTAACATACACATGCGTCGCCATCTGTCTGAGAAGCCATTTGCCTGCGA AATTTGTTCCAAGACTTTTGCGGGTCCCTCAGAGCTGAATCGTCACATAAGAGTGCATACGGGCGAGAAGCCTTTTACTTGTAAATACTGTTCCCGTTCCTTTGCTGACCGCAGCTCAAACATACGCCATGAGAG AACACATACGAACGAACGTCCCTTTACCTGTGCAACCTGTGGCAAGTCCTTCTCCTATTCGAATGTGCTTAAAAATCATATGTTAACGCACACGGGCGAAAAACCTTTCTT ATGCTTGCCCTGCAATAAAACATTTTCCCGCAAACATCAGCTGGAACAGCATATCGGCACTATGACACACCAGCAGACAGTGAGAGCACTTGAAATAAACGAATCGGGACAACAAACTGAGATATATTAG
- the LOC108603821 gene encoding transcription factor Ouib isoform X2, protein MPEYMICRICLTEDLNVDSMTPLYDEHDVQCPLVRKIEEIGSIKLPPLEDMPSLLCCSCVGHLNSAYKFREMCQESERTFANSVVKAELKLEPNDDSSQMESDTVEYIYEAASNEFIDPDEEIEFDAMLEERLEETIEETAEETAYDDFEEAEEMDEEELLIGAASDSDYDPIDRMRKPKVRKARLTKRGRGRPRNPTNPILKQGEMKMISPTSSTGKTEESSTNIMCEICGNIYSKRAALNIHMRRHLSEKPFACEICSKTFAGPSELNRHIRVHTGEKPFTCKYCSRSFADRSSNIRHERTHTNERPFTCATCGKSFSYSNVLKNHMLTHTGEKPFLCLPCNKTFSRKHQLEQHIGTMTHQQTVRALEINESGQQTEIY, encoded by the exons atGCCGGAGTACATGATATGCAGGATATGTTTAACGGAGGACCTGAACGTGGATAGCATGACGCCACTGTACGATGAGCATGACGTTCAATGTCCATTGGTCAGGAAAATTGAGGAAATCGGCAGCATCAAG TTGCCACCACTGGAGGATATGCCAAGCCtgctctgctgcagctgtgttgGCCATCTAAACAGCGCTTATAAGTTTCGTGAAATGTGCCAGGAGAGCGAGCGTACCTTTGCCAACAGCGTTGTCAAG GCTGAATTAAAACTGGAACCCAATGATGATTCTTCGCAAATGGAAAGTGATACTGTTGAGTATATTTACGAAGCGGCCAGCAATGAGTTTATCGATCCGGATGAGGAGATTGAATTCGATGCCATGCTAGAAGAGCGGCTAGAAGAAACTATTGAAGAGACAGCAGAAGAAACAGCATATGACGATTTTGAAGAGGCGGAGGAAATGGATGAAGAGGAATTACTGATTGGCGCTGCCAGCGATAGTGATTACGATCCCATTGATCGAATGCGTAAGCCGAAAGTTCGCAAAGCCAGGCTAACTAAACGCGGACGGGGACGGCCTCGTAATCCCACGAATCCCATCTTAAAACAGggtgaaatgaaaatgatcaGCCCGACGTCATCAACTGGTAAAACTGAAGAATCATCAACAAACATTATGTGTGAAATATGTggcaatatttattcaaagcGTGCTGCGCTTAACATACACATGCGTCGCCATCTGTCTGAGAAGCCATTTGCCTGCGA AATTTGTTCCAAGACTTTTGCGGGTCCCTCAGAGCTGAATCGTCACATAAGAGTGCATACGGGCGAGAAGCCTTTTACTTGTAAATACTGTTCCCGTTCCTTTGCTGACCGCAGCTCAAACATACGCCATGAGAG AACACATACGAACGAACGTCCCTTTACCTGTGCAACCTGTGGCAAGTCCTTCTCCTATTCGAATGTGCTTAAAAATCATATGTTAACGCACACGGGCGAAAAACCTTTCTT ATGCTTGCCCTGCAATAAAACATTTTCCCGCAAACATCAGCTGGAACAGCATATCGGCACTATGACACACCAGCAGACAGTGAGAGCACTTGAAATAAACGAATCGGGACAACAAACTGAGATATATTAG